The following proteins come from a genomic window of Hymenobacter canadensis:
- a CDS encoding T9SS type A sorting domain-containing protein, producing MMQLVRYFLLFVLLAGSSVQSQAVGRPTARPSRPAEERSLLIYPNPSTGIVHIAINGFEGRKLELRVLNVIGSVIYRETITELNDRFTKTLDLSKFANGLYYVKLEGDNASEMRKLVIR from the coding sequence ATGATGCAACTCGTACGCTATTTTCTATTATTCGTGCTCCTGGCTGGCAGCTCTGTGCAGAGCCAGGCCGTAGGGCGGCCCACGGCCCGTCCCTCACGGCCCGCCGAGGAACGTTCCCTGCTGATTTACCCGAATCCCAGCACCGGCATCGTCCACATTGCCATCAATGGCTTTGAGGGCCGCAAGCTGGAGCTACGGGTGCTCAACGTCATCGGGTCGGTTATCTACCGCGAAACCATCACGGAGCTCAACGACCGGTTCACCAAAACCCTCGACCTGAGCAAGTTCGCCAACGGTCTCTACTACGTGAAGCTTGAAGGCGACAACGCCAGCGAAATGCGTAAGCTCGTCATTCGCTGA
- a CDS encoding type III polyketide synthase — MTSYLSAIGTANPPHRLLQAQIGDFMARALQFDDADTRKLRALYRVSGIGHRYTVLPDYGRANGDFTFFPNTTDLEPFPSVGARMRVYRQEALPLAAAAAESCLQQAPEVAADTITHLISVSCTGMYAPGLDIELVNRLGLRPDIQRTCVNFMGCYAAFNALKLADAICRADADSRVLVVCTELCTIHFQKHHEEDHLISNALFGDGAAAALVVGTPTGSRPHLAMEAFHCGLEPDGHADMAWHVNDFGFEMTLSSYVPKLIQRGIRKLTDDLLRNLPVQLADIRHFAIHPGGRRILETIEQELGLSKQDNAPAYHVLREYGNMSSATVLFVLRELLGGLTAADAGAPILSFAFGPGLTLEAMLLRVV, encoded by the coding sequence ATGACCAGCTATTTGAGTGCCATCGGCACTGCCAACCCGCCCCACCGTCTCTTACAAGCCCAGATCGGGGATTTCATGGCCCGCGCCCTGCAGTTCGATGATGCTGACACCCGCAAGCTCCGGGCCCTTTACCGGGTGTCGGGCATCGGCCACCGCTATACCGTGCTGCCCGATTACGGCCGCGCCAACGGCGACTTCACCTTCTTCCCGAACACGACCGATCTGGAACCGTTTCCGTCGGTGGGGGCGCGTATGCGGGTGTACCGGCAGGAGGCCCTGCCGCTGGCCGCCGCCGCTGCCGAGAGCTGCCTGCAGCAGGCCCCGGAAGTAGCCGCCGACACGATTACGCATCTGATTTCGGTGAGCTGCACCGGCATGTACGCGCCGGGCCTCGATATTGAGCTGGTGAACCGGCTGGGGCTGCGGCCCGACATTCAGCGCACCTGCGTGAACTTCATGGGCTGCTACGCGGCCTTCAACGCTCTGAAGCTGGCCGACGCCATCTGCCGCGCCGATGCCGACTCCCGCGTGCTGGTGGTATGTACCGAGCTGTGCACCATTCACTTTCAAAAGCACCACGAGGAAGACCACCTGATTTCCAACGCCCTGTTCGGCGACGGCGCGGCAGCGGCCCTGGTGGTGGGCACGCCCACGGGCAGCCGGCCGCACTTGGCCATGGAGGCCTTCCACTGCGGCCTGGAACCCGACGGCCACGCCGACATGGCCTGGCACGTCAACGACTTCGGGTTTGAGATGACGCTATCGTCGTACGTGCCCAAGCTCATTCAGCGCGGTATCCGCAAGCTCACCGACGATTTGCTGCGCAACCTGCCGGTGCAGCTGGCCGACATCCGCCACTTTGCCATTCACCCAGGCGGGCGGCGCATCCTCGAAACCATCGAGCAGGAGCTGGGCCTCAGCAAGCAGGACAATGCACCCGCCTACCACGTGCTGCGCGAGTACGGCAATATGTCGTCGGCGACGGTGCTGTTTGTGCTGCGCGAGCTGCTGGGCGGGCTCACGGCCGCCGACGCCGGGGCGCCCATTCTGAGCTTTGCCTTCGGCCCCGGCCTCACGCTGGAAGCCATGCTGCTGCGGGTTGTGTAG
- a CDS encoding histone deacetylase family protein: MLSIAWAPLYAHPLPENHRFPMLKYELLPEQLLREGTVPESAFFVPQPPPEADIMRTHSADYYQRLRAGQLTRHEERATGFPWSAQLFEREVTILGGTLECARRALQSGVAFNIAGGTHHAFRDRGEGFCLLNDQATAADYLLATPAYNVRKVLIVDLDVHQGNGTAAIFQHEPRVFTFSMHGARNYPHRKEQSDLDLPLPDGTDDATYLALLHDTLPRLLEEQQPDFVFYLSGVDVLETDKLGHLTLSRAGCRLRDEFVLSLCHRHGLPVVVCMGGGYSPRIIDIVEAHANTFRVAADLWS, encoded by the coding sequence ATGCTTTCCATTGCCTGGGCCCCGCTGTACGCGCATCCGCTGCCGGAAAACCACCGCTTCCCGATGCTCAAGTACGAGCTGCTGCCGGAGCAGCTGCTGCGCGAAGGCACGGTGCCGGAAAGTGCCTTTTTCGTGCCCCAGCCGCCCCCGGAAGCCGATATCATGCGCACCCATTCCGCCGACTACTACCAGCGCCTGCGCGCCGGCCAGCTTACGCGCCACGAGGAGCGCGCCACCGGCTTTCCGTGGAGTGCGCAGCTGTTTGAGCGCGAAGTAACCATCTTGGGCGGCACGCTGGAGTGTGCGCGCCGGGCGCTGCAAAGTGGGGTGGCCTTCAACATTGCGGGCGGCACCCACCATGCCTTCCGCGACCGGGGTGAGGGTTTCTGCCTGCTCAACGACCAGGCCACCGCCGCCGACTACTTGCTGGCTACGCCGGCCTACAACGTGCGCAAGGTGCTGATCGTGGACCTCGATGTGCACCAGGGCAACGGTACGGCCGCCATTTTCCAGCACGAGCCGCGGGTGTTCACCTTCAGCATGCACGGCGCCCGTAACTACCCGCACCGCAAGGAGCAGTCGGACCTGGACCTGCCGCTGCCAGACGGCACCGACGACGCCACCTACCTGGCCCTGCTGCACGACACGCTGCCCCGCCTTCTGGAAGAGCAGCAGCCCGATTTCGTGTTTTACCTCAGCGGCGTCGACGTGCTGGAAACCGACAAGCTGGGCCACCTGACCCTGAGCCGCGCCGGCTGCCGCCTCCGCGACGAGTTCGTGCTGAGCCTCTGCCACCGCCACGGCCTGCCGGTAGTGGTGTGCATGGGCGGCGGCTACTCCCCGCGTATCATCGACATCGTGGAAGCCCACGCCAACACCTTCCGCGTGGCGGCGGACTTGTGGAGCTAG
- a CDS encoding NAD(P)/FAD-dependent oxidoreductase — MDVLIIGGGLGGLVAALDLRARGYAVTVVERQQYPFHRVCGEYISNEVLPYLRRLDADPAVLQPAQLTRFSLSSPAGRTLSVPLDLGGFGVSRYTLDLHLCQLAEARGVTVLQKATVTAVAFDAATDSHTATLADGRQLTARTVLGAFGKRSTFDRQLQRPFFQQRSPYIGVKHHLRLPGYPTDLIALHNFADGYAGISAVEDDRLCFCYLTTRQNLKAQGTIAQLEANVLGCNPHLRRILTEAEYLYPQPEVINEISFAPKSCVEDHMLLCGDAAGLITPLCGNGMAMALHGAQLAATHLHDFLQGRTTRATLESRYRHDWQRQFGQRLRVGRLVQGLFGQPVLSEAVVGGLRYLPAAVRALMRRTHGQAF, encoded by the coding sequence TTGGACGTTCTCATTATAGGCGGTGGATTGGGGGGGCTGGTGGCGGCGCTGGACCTGCGGGCGCGCGGCTACGCCGTGACGGTGGTGGAGCGGCAGCAGTATCCGTTTCACCGAGTGTGCGGCGAGTACATTTCCAATGAGGTGCTGCCGTACCTACGGCGCCTCGATGCCGACCCGGCGGTACTACAGCCGGCTCAGCTCACGCGCTTCTCGCTTAGCTCGCCGGCCGGCCGCACGCTGTCGGTGCCGCTGGACCTGGGTGGGTTTGGGGTGAGCCGCTACACGCTCGATCTGCACCTGTGCCAGCTGGCGGAAGCCCGCGGCGTCACGGTGCTGCAGAAAGCCACCGTGACGGCCGTGGCCTTCGATGCGGCCACCGACAGCCACACCGCCACGCTGGCCGACGGGCGGCAGCTGACGGCGCGCACGGTGCTGGGCGCTTTCGGCAAGCGCAGCACCTTTGACAGGCAGCTGCAGCGGCCGTTTTTTCAGCAACGCTCGCCCTACATCGGCGTCAAGCACCACCTGCGCCTGCCCGGCTACCCCACCGACCTGATTGCGCTGCACAACTTCGCCGACGGCTACGCGGGCATCTCGGCGGTGGAGGACGACCGGCTGTGCTTCTGCTACCTTACCACGCGCCAGAACCTGAAGGCCCAGGGCACCATCGCGCAGCTGGAAGCCAACGTGCTGGGTTGCAACCCGCACCTGAGGCGCATCCTCACGGAGGCCGAGTACCTGTATCCGCAGCCCGAGGTCATCAACGAAATATCCTTTGCGCCCAAGTCGTGCGTGGAAGACCACATGCTGCTGTGCGGCGACGCGGCGGGCCTGATTACGCCCCTCTGCGGCAACGGCATGGCCATGGCCCTGCACGGCGCGCAGCTGGCCGCCACCCACCTCCACGACTTCCTGCAGGGCCGCACCACCCGCGCCACGCTGGAAAGCCGCTACCGCCACGACTGGCAGCGCCAGTTCGGGCAGCGGCTGCGCGTGGGGCGGCTGGTGCAGGGCCTGTTCGGCCAGCCCGTGCTCAGCGAGGCCGTGGTGGGTGGTTTGCGCTACCTACCGGCCGCTGTGCGCGCCCTCATGCGCCGCACCCACGGGCAGGCGTTTTAA
- a CDS encoding methyltransferase domain-containing protein: MPDFTRRATEEELMDDLSLASDALRRNLDELETINTWLGGYAPVLHALEQLRPQLPPGRPLRLADLGSGGGDTLRHIARWARRRQIPVELVGIDANPFMLRYATDKAQDYPEISFQQQDIFSEQFRQQPFDVLTCSLFCHHFSDEALAEMLASWQRQAGLAVIINDLHRHPLAYYSIRWLTRLFRGSHLVQNDAPLSVARAFTRPDWEQLLQHAGIRQYRLRWRWAFRWQLVLLGSDWAD; encoded by the coding sequence ATGCCTGATTTCACGCGCCGCGCTACTGAGGAGGAGCTGATGGACGACCTGTCGTTGGCTTCCGACGCGCTGCGGCGCAACCTCGACGAGCTGGAAACCATCAATACCTGGCTGGGCGGCTATGCGCCGGTGCTGCACGCGCTGGAGCAGCTGCGCCCGCAGCTGCCGCCGGGCCGCCCGCTGCGCCTCGCCGACCTGGGCAGCGGCGGCGGCGACACCCTGCGCCACATTGCCCGCTGGGCCCGCCGCCGCCAGATTCCGGTGGAGCTGGTCGGCATTGATGCCAACCCGTTTATGCTGCGCTACGCCACTGATAAGGCGCAGGACTACCCGGAAATCAGCTTTCAGCAGCAGGATATCTTCTCCGAGCAATTCCGGCAGCAGCCCTTCGACGTGCTGACGTGCAGCCTGTTCTGCCACCACTTCTCCGACGAGGCGCTGGCCGAAATGCTGGCCAGCTGGCAACGGCAGGCCGGGCTGGCCGTCATCATCAACGACCTGCATCGCCACCCGCTGGCCTACTACAGCATCCGCTGGCTCACGCGCCTCTTCCGCGGCTCCCACTTGGTGCAGAATGATGCGCCGCTATCCGTGGCCCGTGCCTTCACCCGCCCCGACTGGGAGCAGCTGCTGCAGCACGCCGGCATCCGACAGTACCGTCTGCGCTGGCGCTGGGCGTTTCGGTGGCAGTTGGTTTTGCTGGGGAGTGATTGGGCAGACTGA
- a CDS encoding flavin-containing monooxygenase — translation MTSLPLDTLIIGAGQAGLAAAYYLQQRGVAFALLDERPAVGDIWATRFDALRLFSPQWASGLPGRPWPGPALHYPSKDEAAAYLRDYAVHFGFAVHLGQKATSLTPDPAGSGYVVRTATGQTYHAQRVIVSTGAYSAARIPAFAGQLPGRVQQLHSSQYRNPAQVAGAGPVAVVGSGNSALQIAADLAGSGRPVYAAFDDQTPAFPNNQTTWVLLKGTGMLRVSRYNFAGRAMMHRPEPVVLGDLQRLRRFPNAQFMGRATGATAEGTLQGRRLTTPALEAVVWATGFGPDFDWIRLPIFEADGTPRHHYGLTEAPGVAFMGLPWLNSRSSALMGGAGPDARHVVERLLAAS, via the coding sequence ATGACCTCTCTCCCGCTCGACACGCTCATCATCGGGGCCGGCCAGGCCGGCCTGGCGGCCGCCTACTACCTGCAGCAGCGCGGCGTGGCCTTTGCACTGCTCGACGAGCGGCCGGCCGTTGGCGACATCTGGGCGACGCGCTTTGATGCATTGAGGCTGTTTTCGCCACAGTGGGCCAGCGGGCTGCCCGGCCGGCCCTGGCCGGGACCGGCGCTGCACTATCCCTCCAAGGACGAGGCCGCCGCTTACCTGCGCGACTACGCTGTCCACTTTGGCTTCGCCGTGCACCTGGGGCAGAAAGCCACTTCCCTGACGCCGGACCCGGCCGGCAGCGGCTACGTGGTGCGCACTGCCACCGGCCAGACCTACCACGCTCAGCGGGTGATTGTGAGCACCGGGGCTTATTCGGCGGCGCGCATTCCAGCGTTTGCCGGGCAGTTGCCGGGCCGCGTGCAGCAGCTCCATAGCAGCCAGTACCGCAACCCGGCCCAGGTGGCAGGCGCGGGGCCGGTGGCGGTGGTGGGCAGCGGCAACTCGGCGCTGCAGATTGCCGCCGACCTGGCCGGCAGCGGCCGCCCCGTCTATGCTGCCTTCGACGACCAGACCCCAGCCTTCCCGAACAACCAGACCACGTGGGTACTGCTGAAGGGCACCGGCATGCTGCGCGTGTCGCGCTACAACTTTGCAGGGCGGGCCATGATGCACCGACCCGAGCCGGTGGTGCTCGGCGACCTGCAGCGCCTGCGCCGCTTCCCGAACGCGCAGTTTATGGGCCGGGCCACCGGGGCCACTGCCGAAGGCACACTGCAGGGCCGCCGCCTCACCACGCCTGCCCTGGAAGCCGTGGTATGGGCCACCGGCTTCGGCCCCGATTTCGACTGGATCAGGCTGCCTATCTTCGAAGCTGATGGCACGCCGCGCCACCACTACGGTCTCACAGAAGCGCCGGGAGTGGCTTTCATGGGTTTGCCCTGGCTGAACAGCCGCAGCTCGGCCCTGATGGGTGGGGCCGGCCCCGACGCCCGCCACGTAGTGGAGCGCCTGCTGGCGGCTTCCTGA